A single region of the Pararhodospirillum photometricum DSM 122 genome encodes:
- a CDS encoding DegT/DnrJ/EryC1/StrS family aminotransferase, whose translation MQQNNIQLFVPSFRVQECLDEIQVCFEKGWTGLGFKTVEFEEAWNKYTGHNHSHFLSSATAGLHLSIKIFKEVYGWEDGDEVISTPITFVSTNHAIRYERLKPVFCDIDQYFCIDPNKLEEKITNKTRAVIFVGLGGSTGQLEEVIAICKRRNIKLILDAAHMAGTRLNGKAPGNLADVTVYSFQAVKNLPTADSGMICFKDPALDVIVRQQAWLGIDKDTFSRSSEGGAYKWLYSVPYLGYKYHGNSIMAAIGLVQLRYLDQDNAYRRQIAYWYDKAFENNPRISRIPMPVGCDSSRHLYQILIDNRDEMMLALNSQGIYPGVHYRDNTEYEMYADCGDCPHAAEVSRHVISLPMHLRLDYADVQRVVEAVTRAVK comes from the coding sequence GTGCAGCAAAATAATATTCAGCTTTTTGTTCCCAGTTTTCGGGTTCAAGAATGCCTTGATGAAATCCAAGTTTGCTTTGAAAAAGGCTGGACAGGTCTTGGATTTAAGACTGTAGAATTTGAAGAAGCTTGGAATAAGTATACCGGTCACAACCATTCTCATTTCCTGTCATCTGCCACAGCAGGGCTTCATCTATCTATAAAAATTTTCAAAGAAGTTTATGGGTGGGAAGATGGGGATGAAGTTATCTCTACTCCCATTACATTTGTTTCAACCAATCATGCTATTCGCTATGAGCGTCTTAAACCTGTTTTTTGTGACATTGACCAATATTTTTGTATAGACCCTAATAAACTCGAAGAAAAAATTACCAATAAAACTCGCGCTGTAATTTTTGTTGGTCTTGGTGGTTCCACAGGTCAACTTGAAGAAGTTATCGCTATATGCAAACGACGGAATATCAAGCTGATCCTTGACGCAGCGCATATGGCAGGTACTCGACTTAATGGAAAGGCACCAGGTAATCTTGCTGATGTAACGGTTTATTCTTTCCAAGCCGTCAAAAATCTACCGACAGCGGATTCTGGCATGATCTGCTTTAAAGATCCGGCTCTTGATGTGATCGTCCGCCAGCAAGCGTGGCTGGGTATTGATAAAGATACTTTTTCGCGATCAAGCGAGGGCGGCGCTTACAAATGGTTGTATTCGGTGCCCTACCTTGGCTATAAGTATCATGGTAACTCGATTATGGCTGCCATAGGCCTTGTTCAGCTTCGCTATCTCGATCAGGACAATGCCTATCGTCGCCAAATTGCCTATTGGTATGATAAAGCATTTGAAAATAATCCTCGTATCTCACGTATACCGATGCCCGTCGGCTGCGATTCTTCTCGTCATCTTTATCAGATACTTATTGATAATCGAGACGAAATGATGTTGGCTTTAAATAGCCAAGGGATCTATCCAGGTGTTCATTACCGAGACAACACAGAATACGAGATGTATGCTGATTGTGGCGATTGTCCTCACGCCGCCGAAGTTTCTCGGCATGTTATTTCTCTCCCAATGCATTTGAGGCTTGATTATGCCGACGTTCAACGGGTTGTAGAAGCAGTTACACGTGCCGTGAAATAA
- the pseH gene encoding UDP-4-amino-4,6-dideoxy-N-acetyl-beta-L-altrosamine N-acetyltransferase, which yields MLRSNRLLLRAIEESDLPIISFWRSQPEVYEYFYEYLPISVRQQKNWYEKQLQDSSEINFVVADIKTGKAIGTVSIYHIDRRSRKAEWGRLIIGDPSARSGGKGAEIEALVLQYSFEHLNLNKLYCEVLLQNEKVVSLHKKFGFHHEGVLRQHAFKAGKYEDVVMLSMLAEEYFFNKDKGKLAEIFTRMNGNI from the coding sequence ATGCTTAGATCGAATCGTTTACTTTTGAGGGCTATCGAAGAGTCAGATCTGCCCATTATTTCTTTTTGGCGTAGCCAACCAGAAGTCTATGAATACTTCTACGAATATCTTCCAATTTCAGTTAGACAGCAAAAAAACTGGTACGAAAAGCAGCTCCAAGATTCAAGTGAGATAAATTTTGTTGTTGCAGACATCAAGACTGGAAAAGCTATTGGAACCGTTAGTATCTATCATATAGACAGGCGAAGCCGGAAGGCTGAATGGGGACGACTCATTATTGGAGATCCTTCCGCTCGTTCAGGGGGGAAAGGGGCTGAAATAGAAGCTCTTGTTCTTCAATACTCGTTTGAGCATCTCAATTTAAATAAGCTTTACTGTGAAGTTCTTTTACAGAACGAGAAGGTGGTGTCTTTGCATAAAAAATTCGGCTTTCACCATGAGGGCGTGCTGCGGCAACATGCCTTTAAGGCTGGAAAATACGAGGATGTCGTTATGCTGTCTATGCTCGCTGAAGAGTATTTCTTTAATAAAGATAAAGGAAAATTAGCTGAAATATTTACTCGGATGAATGGCAATATATAA
- a CDS encoding glycosyltransferase family 2 protein yields the protein MKVKDIISNSQWFPPRNFTGDTIPITVMIPNYNRGSSGLFEAAILSILSQTFKEFNLILIEDGSDDNSMEIVRKYMALDERVGCIYHPLNVGIPAISVYEAYIKTKSEYICLCFNDNDFYPNALEDLYNAAQSELGKIVYGHVEFQERGRRPGVLIQHHKFGSAPTPQTMLISHNFIPNPAVILNRSVIDKIGFFDPHISITRLNDWDYWRRCAEHYEIKPVDVSVCLEKGPRLKDSLGSVHHMSLWLCEEWMRRPRNELLRLELFGDYDITYIPEDMSKTSQSIIKEIGSSFKSKFWWHDYVKSSEISLEINSDIPSDGQILVVTADHGPSRSLYFDYLPAKISQRVRVIDYASWKGRPEEMVGATAVIFTRGLKGYADWIEFGKRIKVPLYWFTDDNHFALWAKQMYSLLVLMYAS from the coding sequence ATGAAAGTCAAAGATATTATTTCTAATAGCCAATGGTTTCCTCCTCGCAATTTTACAGGGGATACTATTCCTATTACAGTGATGATTCCTAATTACAACCGAGGATCCTCTGGATTATTTGAGGCTGCTATTCTTTCGATACTTTCGCAAACATTTAAAGAGTTTAACCTGATCCTCATTGAGGATGGATCAGACGACAACAGCATGGAAATAGTACGTAAATATATGGCTCTCGATGAGAGAGTTGGCTGTATTTACCATCCTCTTAATGTCGGTATTCCTGCGATTTCTGTTTATGAAGCGTACATCAAGACTAAAAGTGAATACATTTGCTTGTGTTTTAATGACAATGATTTCTATCCCAATGCGCTAGAGGATCTCTATAATGCAGCTCAGTCTGAGCTAGGAAAAATCGTCTATGGTCATGTTGAATTTCAAGAGAGAGGACGTCGTCCAGGGGTTTTGATTCAGCATCATAAATTTGGCTCTGCCCCAACCCCTCAGACCATGCTTATTAGCCATAATTTCATTCCTAACCCTGCGGTTATCCTAAATCGTTCTGTTATAGATAAAATAGGATTTTTTGACCCGCACATTAGCATTACCCGATTGAATGACTGGGATTATTGGCGTCGTTGTGCCGAGCATTATGAAATTAAGCCAGTTGATGTCAGCGTTTGCCTAGAGAAAGGCCCTCGCCTGAAAGATTCTCTTGGATCTGTTCATCACATGAGCCTGTGGTTGTGTGAAGAATGGATGCGCCGCCCCCGAAATGAACTTCTTCGCCTCGAATTATTTGGAGATTATGATATAACTTATATCCCCGAGGATATGAGCAAAACTAGCCAGTCTATTATCAAGGAAATAGGTAGTTCTTTCAAAAGCAAATTTTGGTGGCACGATTACGTAAAGTCATCGGAAATTTCTCTTGAAATAAACTCGGATATTCCCAGTGATGGACAAATTTTAGTCGTAACAGCAGACCACGGTCCGTCTCGCAGCCTCTATTTTGACTATTTGCCCGCGAAAATATCGCAAAGAGTGCGTGTCATTGATTATGCTTCATGGAAGGGCAGACCAGAAGAAATGGTTGGAGCGACTGCGGTTATTTTCACACGCGGTCTCAAAGGATATGCCGATTGGATCGAATTTGGAAAACGCATAAAAGTCCCTCTGTACTGGTTTACAGATGATAACCATTTTGCTCTTTGGGCCAAGCAAATGTATTCACTTTTAGTCTTGATGTACGCTTCATAA
- a CDS encoding CHASE2 domain-containing protein: MSRDDAKTPERFGGLLVRLVRAAFGKRQPGKKVSWRDVVTSARVWAFLMLCSAVVLRLVDPAPVEFLRSKTFDFYQRIHPRTVDRPLVTIVDIDDRSLQEMGQWPWPRTLMAQLVDRLQAAHPLVIGFDVIFPEPDRTSPGRFVEGLVGADPDIRARLATLPDNDQTFAESLGKARVVLGMAPSSSGAAPQGFEKPQSSIATLGHGVMGYLRDHQRMLYNLPVLDAKARGRGVFIVEGELDGIVRRVPMAVKVERDGLIYPALSVEMLRVAMGASNILLRAKRQGTVEGIQDMVLRTRLPTGQVSSLEIPLDEAGRFHVYFSRFDREKYVSAVDVLRGAVPPERFTNRFVLIGTSAVGLLDIKTTPTETFLPGVEVHANILENLLTGQTLKRPRNAVDLEAWGTLGVGLILIVLVPMIGARWTLALLISLVLGTGAASFWLFREHLQLYDPVFPGLVSLALYLYLTYAGYTREEAERRQVRDAFSRYMSPALVARLAADPSRLKLGGEMRDMTLMFCDVRGFTTISEQFDAEGLTRLINRFLTPMTDVILARQGTIDKYMGDCIMAFWNAPLDDPEHARHAAHSALAMVERLIEVNAGLEQEARETNRRHIPINIGIGLNSGMVCVGNMGSDQRFDYSVLGDTVNLASRLEGQSKTYGVTTVLGEATAGQVADMALLELDLIRVKGKTVPVRIFGLIGDEALAATTAFRETRQTADALLVAYRAQAWAEARRLLELLRGVEGRYRLKGFLDLYAQRLDSYEASPPGETWDGVFVATTK, translated from the coding sequence ATGAGTCGGGACGACGCCAAAACGCCGGAACGTTTTGGAGGGCTGCTGGTCAGACTCGTGCGCGCAGCCTTCGGGAAGCGCCAGCCGGGCAAGAAAGTGTCGTGGCGTGACGTGGTCACCTCGGCGCGGGTCTGGGCTTTTCTCATGCTGTGCTCTGCTGTTGTGTTGCGCTTGGTGGATCCGGCACCGGTTGAGTTCTTGCGCTCCAAGACGTTCGATTTTTATCAAAGGATCCATCCGCGCACGGTGGACAGGCCACTGGTCACCATCGTGGACATTGACGACCGGTCCTTGCAGGAAATGGGACAGTGGCCGTGGCCCCGTACCTTGATGGCCCAGCTTGTCGATCGCCTCCAAGCGGCTCACCCCCTGGTGATCGGCTTCGACGTGATTTTCCCCGAGCCGGATCGCACTTCACCCGGGCGCTTTGTCGAAGGCTTGGTGGGAGCCGATCCCGATATTCGCGCCCGTCTTGCCACCTTGCCCGACAACGACCAAACCTTTGCCGAGTCCCTGGGCAAGGCGCGGGTGGTCTTGGGGATGGCGCCCTCGTCAAGCGGCGCGGCACCGCAAGGGTTTGAGAAGCCCCAGTCTTCGATCGCAACCCTGGGGCATGGCGTCATGGGGTATCTCCGCGATCACCAGCGGATGCTCTACAATCTCCCGGTTCTGGACGCCAAGGCCAGGGGGCGCGGGGTGTTCATTGTCGAGGGAGAACTGGACGGCATCGTGCGCCGCGTGCCCATGGCCGTGAAGGTCGAGCGCGACGGTTTGATTTATCCCGCCTTGTCTGTTGAAATGCTGCGTGTCGCGATGGGCGCCAGCAATATCTTGTTGCGTGCCAAGCGCCAGGGCACCGTCGAGGGCATCCAAGACATGGTCCTGCGAACCCGGTTGCCCACGGGGCAGGTCAGTTCGCTCGAAATTCCCCTTGATGAGGCCGGACGCTTTCACGTTTATTTTTCCCGGTTCGACAGGGAAAAGTACGTGAGCGCGGTGGATGTCCTAAGGGGGGCGGTGCCGCCGGAGCGCTTTACCAATCGCTTTGTTTTGATCGGCACCTCGGCGGTGGGGCTGCTCGATATCAAGACCACCCCCACCGAGACCTTCTTGCCCGGGGTCGAAGTGCACGCCAATATCCTGGAAAACCTGTTGACAGGCCAGACCCTCAAGCGGCCGCGCAATGCCGTTGATCTCGAGGCCTGGGGCACGTTGGGCGTAGGGCTGATCTTGATCGTGCTGGTTCCCATGATCGGGGCGCGCTGGACCTTGGCGCTGCTGATTTCTTTGGTTCTCGGAACTGGGGCAGCGTCGTTTTGGCTGTTTAGAGAGCACCTTCAGTTGTATGATCCGGTGTTTCCTGGCTTGGTCTCGCTGGCGCTTTATTTGTACCTGACCTATGCCGGCTATACCCGCGAGGAAGCAGAGCGCCGCCAAGTGCGCGATGCCTTTTCCCGCTATATGTCGCCCGCCCTGGTGGCGCGCCTGGCGGCGGATCCCTCGCGTCTCAAGCTGGGCGGGGAAATGCGCGACATGACCTTGATGTTTTGTGACGTGCGCGGGTTCACCACCATCTCCGAGCAATTCGACGCCGAGGGCCTGACCCGGTTGATCAACCGTTTCCTGACCCCCATGACCGATGTCATCTTGGCCCGGCAGGGAACCATCGACAAATACATGGGCGACTGCATCATGGCGTTTTGGAATGCGCCGTTGGATGATCCCGAGCACGCTCGCCATGCCGCCCATTCCGCCCTCGCCATGGTCGAGCGCCTGATCGAGGTCAACGCCGGTCTGGAACAAGAAGCCCGCGAGACCAACCGGCGCCATATCCCCATCAACATCGGCATTGGTCTTAATTCCGGCATGGTCTGCGTGGGCAACATGGGCTCGGACCAGCGCTTTGACTATTCGGTCCTGGGCGACACCGTGAACTTGGCCTCACGCCTGGAGGGCCAGTCCAAGACCTATGGCGTGACCACGGTGCTGGGCGAGGCCACCGCGGGTCAGGTTGCTGACATGGCCTTGCTGGAACTCGATCTGATCCGGGTGAAGGGCAAGACCGTGCCGGTGCGCATTTTCGGCCTGATCGGCGACGAGGCCCTGGCCGCCACCACGGCGTTTCGCGAAACCCGCCAAACCGCCGACGCCTTGCTGGTCGCCTACCGGGCCCAGGCCTGGGCGGAAGCCCGGCGGCTGTTGGAGTTGTTGCGCGGCGTCGAGGGGCGCTACCGTCTTAAAGGTTTCCTGGATCTCTATGCCCAGCGCCTCGACAGCTACGAGGCCTCGCCCCCGGGCGAGACCTGGGACGGCGTCTTTGTCGCGACCACCAAGTAG
- a CDS encoding motility protein A — protein sequence MSLATILGVLSGFGLFILSVVLATNNYATFLDLPSFIMVLGGTFAATFVSYEPRYVFSALKVIGSILFRSEISRGILTHEVGRIIRWGYVIQKNGMPGLESDAGKVRRQDSFLAFGIDLVISGYSGQEVREILANTVESNFQRQTVPVAILRNMGATAPAFGMIGTLVGLIIMLDHMGQDPSSMGPGLAVALVTTLYGVLAQRLIFLPAASKIRQREEIIRFRNYLVAEGLALLAERKSPRYIQDRMNSYLDPAIHFSIDRMRGREARNEE from the coding sequence ATGTCCCTGGCGACGATTCTTGGCGTACTATCCGGCTTTGGCCTTTTCATCCTGTCCGTTGTCCTCGCCACGAATAACTATGCGACCTTCCTCGATCTTCCCAGCTTCATCATGGTGCTGGGCGGTACGTTCGCGGCGACCTTTGTTTCCTACGAGCCACGCTACGTCTTCAGCGCGCTCAAGGTCATCGGCAGCATCCTTTTTCGCAGCGAGATCTCGCGCGGCATCCTGACCCACGAGGTCGGGCGCATCATCCGTTGGGGCTATGTCATTCAAAAGAACGGCATGCCCGGCCTGGAAAGCGACGCCGGCAAGGTCCGCCGCCAAGACAGCTTTCTCGCCTTTGGCATTGATCTCGTCATCTCCGGCTACTCCGGGCAGGAGGTGCGGGAAATCCTGGCCAACACTGTGGAAAGCAACTTCCAGCGCCAGACCGTTCCCGTGGCCATCTTGCGCAACATGGGCGCCACCGCGCCGGCCTTTGGCATGATTGGCACCCTGGTCGGTCTGATCATCATGCTCGACCACATGGGGCAAGATCCCTCCTCCATGGGCCCGGGTCTGGCGGTCGCCCTGGTAACCACGCTGTACGGCGTTTTGGCCCAGCGGCTGATTTTCCTGCCGGCGGCCTCCAAGATCCGCCAGCGTGAGGAAATTATCCGCTTTCGAAACTACTTGGTGGCCGAGGGACTGGCCCTGCTGGCCGAGCGTAAAAGCCCCCGCTACATCCAAGACCGCATGAACAGTTACCTGGATCCGGCCATTCACTTCAGCATTGACCGCATGCGCGGCCGCGAGGCGCGCAACGAGGAGTAA
- a CDS encoding OmpA/MotB family protein yields MMFGGGGSKWSSGETEEDDTDSWVVTFADMSTLLLAFFILLASISKVDAVLFEQVKAGIQEGVGKREVKKPIEELKKDTGEVIKALQVEDVVGLGQDQDGVVIEFASSAFYTPGSADIRAEALPVLEQIIATLNEPRYQGFQIEVQGHTDDTPINTAQFPSNWELAGARATGVLRFMLDQGVSKERVLAVSYADVAPKVPNRTPEGQAIPLNQELNRRIAVRIFPKNQF; encoded by the coding sequence ATGATGTTTGGCGGCGGCGGCAGCAAGTGGAGTTCGGGCGAAACCGAAGAAGACGATACGGATTCGTGGGTCGTGACTTTTGCCGACATGTCCACCTTGCTTTTGGCCTTCTTCATCCTGCTGGCCTCCATCTCCAAGGTGGATGCGGTCTTGTTCGAGCAGGTCAAGGCCGGCATTCAAGAAGGGGTTGGCAAGCGCGAAGTCAAAAAGCCGATCGAAGAATTGAAAAAAGACACCGGCGAAGTGATTAAAGCCCTCCAGGTGGAAGATGTGGTGGGGCTGGGCCAAGACCAGGACGGCGTGGTCATCGAATTCGCCTCCAGCGCCTTCTATACCCCAGGCTCCGCCGACATCCGTGCCGAAGCCCTGCCCGTCTTGGAGCAGATTATCGCCACCTTGAACGAACCGCGCTACCAGGGCTTCCAGATCGAGGTCCAGGGGCATACCGACGACACCCCGATCAATACCGCTCAGTTTCCCTCCAACTGGGAACTGGCCGGAGCACGCGCCACCGGCGTTCTGCGCTTCATGCTCGACCAAGGCGTGAGCAAGGAGCGGGTGCTGGCCGTCTCTTATGCCGACGTGGCGCCCAAGGTCCCCAACCGCACCCCCGAGGGCCAAGCCATCCCCCTCAACCAGGAACTCAACCGCCGCATCGCCGTGCGCATTTTCCCCAAAAACCAGTTCTAA
- a CDS encoding replication protein RepA, whose translation MFAHFFWDERGGEAFKNSNFVEGGLCLSEMTDDGRQKRLWTQTAILSDDFFRSLKQHAVPVLESAVRTLANRSLALDIYIWLAYRLHVLQHPTTIGWASLRGQFGXGFDDKTPMSQFRRTFLENLRLLFKCIQKPGSI comes from the coding sequence ATGTTCGCTCACTTTTTTTGGGATGAACGGGGTGGCGAAGCTTTTAAAAATTCAAACTTTGTAGAAGGTGGACTTTGTCTTAGTGAAATGACAGATGATGGTCGCCAAAAAAGGCTTTGGACACAGACAGCTATACTATCGGACGATTTTTTTCGTAGCCTTAAACAACATGCCGTTCCCGTTCTTGAATCTGCTGTGCGAACTTTAGCTAATCGTTCTCTTGCCTTAGATATTTATATATGGCTTGCTTATCGTCTACATGTTCTGCAGCACCCAACCACAATAGGGTGGGCGTCTCTCCGTGGACAATTTGGANCGGGCTTTGACGATAAAACCCCCATGAGCCAGTTTCGCCGTACTTTTTTGGAAAACCTCCGTTTGCTCTTCAAGTGTATCCAGAAGCCCGGGTCGATCTAG
- a CDS encoding replication protein RepA, with protein sequence MILLYLQTEALKTGSPEVELGGSMAAWMTRMGISVGGKSYRLIDEQAMRLSLCSLTFFGMNGVAKLLKIQTL encoded by the coding sequence ATGATACTCCTGTATCTACAGACGGAAGCTCTTAAGACAGGATCTCCGGAAGTAGAACTTGGAGGATCAATGGCTGCCTGGATGACTCGTATGGGAATTTCTGTTGGTGGTAAAAGCTATCGCTTGATCGATGAACAAGCAATGCGTCTCTCATTATGTTCGCTCACTTTTTTTGGGATGAACGGGGTGGCGAAGCTTTTAAAAATTCAAACTTTGTAG